A stretch of the Carassius carassius chromosome 50, fCarCar2.1, whole genome shotgun sequence genome encodes the following:
- the LOC132133763 gene encoding CCR4-NOT transcription complex subunit 1 isoform X2 yields the protein MNLDSLSLALSQISYLVDNLTKKNYRASQQEIQHIVNRHGPEADRHLLRCLFSHVDFSGDGKSSGKDFHQTQFLIQECVSLITKPNFISTLCYAIDNPLHYQKSLKPSPHLVTQLSKVLKLSKVQEVIFGLALLNSSNADLRGFAAQFVKQKLPDLLRSYVDADLGGNQEGGFQDIAIEVLHLLLSHLLFGQKGSSGVGQEQIGAFLKTLCRDFPQERCPVVLAPLLYPDKRDILMDRILPDSGELNKTMMESSLADFMQEVGYGFCASPDECRNIILQYGVREVTASQVARVLGMMARTHSGLSDGIGLQSISNPVGGGIWSDGKDKSDCSQAHTWNVEVLIDAVKELNPNLNFKEVTYELDHQGFLIRDSKGLQIVVCGIQRGLGMEVFPVDLIYRPWKHAEGQLSFIQHSLMSPEVFCFADYPCHTVAIDILKAPPEDDNREIATWKSLDLVESLLRLSEVGHYEQVKQLFSFPIKHCPDMLVLALLQISTSWHTLRHELISTLMPIFLGNHPNSAIILHYAWHGQGQSPSIRQLIMHSMAEWYMRGEQYDQAKLSRILDVAQDLKSLSMLLNGTPFAFVIDLAALASRREYLKLDKWLTDKIREHGEPFIQACVTFLKRRCPSIMGGLAPEKDQPKSAQLPPETLATMLACLQSCAGSVSQELSETILAMVANCSNVMNKARQPPPGVLPKGRAPSTSSLDAISPVQMDPLSAMGSLSLGVSSTSHTPSMQGFPSLQGSAFSNPQSPAKAFSNLPNPNPSTAFPGINPLSSQLPGSLSTSLTGIGSGLGMPAVSSDPFGTRKMSTPGLNPPTFQQTDLSQVWPEANQHFSKEIDDEANSYFQRIYNHPPHPTMSVDEVLEMLQRFKDSNIKREREVFNCMLRNLFEEYRFFPQYPDKELHITACLFGGIIEKGLVTYMALGLALRYVLEALRKPFGSKMYYFGIAALDRFKNRLKDYPQYCQHLASIAHFLQFPHHLQEYIEYGQQSRDPPVKMQGSITTPGSLALAQAQAQSQTPKAPQPGQAITLVTTATTTTTAAKTTTITRPTAVGPKKDVPPSINTTNIDTLLVATDQTERIVEPPENVQEKIAFIFNNLSQSNMTQKVEELKETVKEEFMPWVSQYLVMKRVSIEPNFHSLYSNFLDTLKNPEFVKMVLNETYRNIKVLLTSDKAAANFSDRSLLKNLGHWLGMITLAKNKPILYTDLELKSLLLEAYVKGQQELLYVVPFVAKVLESSLRSVIFRPQNPWTMGIMNVLAELHQEHDLKLNLKFEIEVLCKNLSLDISDLKPGNLLRDKDKLKNLEEQLSAPKKETKPPEEMLPIITTDSVPFTVAPSTPATTTTCTATGPPTPQFSYHDINVYALAGLAPHINININIPLLQAHPQLKQCVRPAIERAVQELVHPVVDRSIKIAMTTCEQIVRKDFALDSEESHMRVAAHHMMRNLTAGMAMITCREPLLMSIATNLKNSFAAALRAPTPQQREMMEEAAARIAQDNCELACCFIQKTAVEKAGPEMDKRLATEFELRKHARQEGRRYCDPMVLTYQAERMPEQIRLKVGGVDPKQLAVYEEFARNVPGFLPSNDLSQPTGFLAQPMKQQAWPTDDVAHIYDKCISDLEQHLHAIPPALAMNPQTQAIRSLLEAVVLARNSRDGIAALGLLQKAVEGLLDATSGADTDLLLSYRECHLLVLKALQDGRAYGPQWCNKQITRCLIECRDEYKYNVEAVELLIRNHLVNMQQYDLHLAQSMENGINYMAVAFAMQLVKILLVDERSGSHITEADLFHTIETLMRTNAHSRANAPEGLPQLMDVVRSNYEAMIDRHHGGPNFMMHSGISQASEYDDPPGLREKAEYLLREWVNLYHSAAAGRDSTKAFSAFVGQMHQQGILKTDDLITRFFRLCTEMCVEISYRAQAEQQLPTTSPAIIRAKCYHNLDAFVRLIALLVKHSGEATNTVTKINLLNKVGMLTMVLGIVVGVLIQDHDVRQTEFQQLPYHRIFIMLLLELNAPEHVLETINFQTLTAFCNTFHILRPTKAPGFVYAWLELISHRIFIARMLAHTPQQKGWPMYAQLLIDLFKYLAPFLRNVELNKPMQILYKGTLRVLLVLLHDFPEFLCDYHYGFCDVIPPNCIQLRNLILSAFPRNMRLPDPFTPNLKVDMLSEINIAPRILTNFTGVMPSQFKKDLDSYLKTRSPVTFLSELRSNLQVSNEPGNRYNIQLINALVLYVGTQAIAHIHNKGSTPSMSTITHSAHMDIFQNLAVDLDTEGRYLFLNAIANQLRYPNSHTHYFSCTMLYLFAEANAEAIQEQITRVLLERLIVNRPHPWGLLITFIELIKNPAFKFWSHDFVHCAPEIEKLFQSVAQCCMGQKQAQQVMEGTGAS from the exons ATGAATCTTGACTCGCTCTCGCTGGCTTTGTCTCAAATCAGCTACCTGGTGGACAATTTAACTAAGAAAAACTACAGAGCCAGCCAGCAGGAAATACAACAT ATTGTGAATCGTCACGGCCCTGAGGCAGACCGGCATTTATTACGCTGTCTCTTTTCCCATGTGGATTTCAGTGGCGATGGTAAAAGCAGTGGCAAAGATTTCCACCAG ACACAATTTCTGATCCAGGAGTGTGTGTCTCTTATTACGAAACCAAATTTTATTTCAACGCTTTGCTACGCCATTGACAATCCCCTCCACTATCAGAAG AGTTTGAAACCTTCACCTCATTTAGTTACTCAGCTGAGTAAAGTTCTCAAGCTAAGCAAGGTCCAGGAG GTGATTTTTGGCCTTGCTCTGCTGAACTCCAGCAACGCAGACCTTCGAGGGTTTG CTGCTCAATTTGTGAAGCAGAAGCTTCCTGATCTCCTCCGCTCGTACGTGGACGCAGACCTCGGAGGGAATCAGGAAGGTGGCTTCCAGGACATTGCCATAGAGGTTCTGCATCTGCTGCTTTCCCATCTTCTGTTCGGTCAGAAGGGCTCGAGCGGAGTCGGACAAGAGCAGATTGGCGCGTTCCTCAAAACACTGTGCAGAG ATTTCCCGCAGGAGCGCTGTCCTGTGGTGCTTGCACCACTGTTGTACCCTGACAAACGGGACATTCTCATGGACAGGATCCTGCCAGACTCTGGAGAATTAAATAAAACCATGATGGAGAGTTCACTTGCTGACTTCATGCAAGAAGTTGGCTATGGCTTTTGTGCAAG TCCTGATGAATGCAGGAACATAATCCTGCAGTATGGCGTGCGAGAGGTGACCGCCAGTCAGGTGGCCAGAGTGTTGGGCATGATGGCCCGGACTCACTCGGGGCTATCCGATGGCATCGGCCTACAA TCCATCTCAAATCCAGTGGGCGGTGGGATCTGGAGTGATGGGAAGGACAAGAGTGACTGCTCTCAGGCTCACACCTGGAATGTTGAAGTTCTAATTGATGCGGTCAAAGAACTG AACCCCAATCTGAATTTCAAAGAGGTGACCTATGAGCTGGACCACCAAGGCTTCCTAATCCGGGACAGTAAGGGGCTTCAGATAGTGGTCTGTGGGATCCAGAGGGGTCTGGGAATGGAGGTGTTCCCGGTGGATCTCATCTACAGACCATGGAAGCATGCAGAAGGACAG CTGTCTTTCATTCAGCACTCGCTGATGAGTCCTGAAGTGTTCTGCTTTGCTGACTATCCCTGTCATACTGTTGCCATTGACATTCTGAAGGCCCCACCTGAGGATGACAACAGAGAAATAGCCACATG GAAGAGCTTGGACCTAGTGGAGAGCCTCTTGCGCCTCTCTGAAGTTGGGCATTACGAACAGGTGAAGCAGCTCTTCAGCTTCCCCATCAAGCACTGCCCGGATATGCTAGTGCTGGCACTTCTGCAGATCAGCACCTCCTGGCACACCCTGCGTCATGAACTCATCTCTACCCTCATGCCCATCTTCCTGGGTAACCACCCCAACTCTGCCATCATCTTGCACTATGCCTGGCATGGACAG GGCCAGTCGCCCTCCATCCGCCAGTTGATCATGCACTCTATGGCCGAGTGGTACATGAGAGGAGAGCAATACGACCAGGCCAAGCTATCTCGCATCCTGGATGTGGCTCAGGACTTGAAG tctCTATCGATGCTGCTGAATGGTACTCCATTTGCCTTTGTTATTGACCTTGCTGCACTTGCCTCTCGCCGTGAATACCTCAAACTTGACAAATGGCTCACTGACAAAATACGAGAGCATGGG GAACCATTTATCCAGGCATGCGTCACGTTCCTGAAGAGACGATGTCCCTCTATCATGGGTGGTTTGGCCCCAGAGAAAGACCAGCCAAAAAGTGCTCAACTTCCTCCAGAAACACTGGCTACCATGCTAGCATGTCTGCAGTCTTGTGCTGG GAGTGTGTCTCAAGAGCTGTCAGAGACAATCTTGGCTATGGTGGCCAACTGTAGCAATGTGATGAACAAGGCCCGGCAGCCGCCACCAGGAGTCTTACCAAAGGGACGAGCTCCCAGCACCAGCAGCTTAGATGCTATTTCACCTGTGCAG ATGGACCCTCTCTCTGCGATGGGCTCTTTGAGTCTAGGTGTCTCGTCCACCTCCCACACCCCGAGCATGCAAGGATTCCCCAGCCTGCAGGGCTCTGCCTTCAGTAACCCCCAGTCTCCAGCCAAAGCCTTCTCAAACCTGCCCAACCCAAACCCCAGCACAGCCTTCCCAGGAATTAACCCCCTCTCTTCTCAACTCCCAG GTTCTCTGAGCACAAGCTTGACTGGGATTGGCTCAGGTTTGGGCATGCCCGCCGTCAGCAGCGACCCTTTCGGCACTAGGAAGATGAGTACACCGGGGCTGAACCCACCCACCTTCCAGCAGA CTGACCTCTCTCAGGTGTGGCCCGAGGCAAACCAGCACTTTAGTAAGGAGATAGACGATGAGGCAAATAGCTACTTCCAGCGCATCTACAACCATCCGCCACACCCCACAATGTCTGTGGATGAG GTGCTGGAAATGCTGCAGAGATTTAAGGACTCAAACATCAAGCGAGAACGGGAAGTTTTTAACTGCATGCTGAGGAATCTGTTCGAGGAGTACCGTTTCTTCCCTCAGTATCCAGATAAAGAACTGCACATCACTGCTTGCCTCTTCGGGGGGATCATTGAGAAGGGCCTGGTCACGTACATGGCGCTGGGCTTGGCTTTACGATATGTCCTGGAAGCCTTACGCAAACCTTTCGGATCAAAGATGTATTACTTTGGGATCGCTGCACTAGATAGATTTAAAAATAG ACTGAAGGACTATCCCCAGTACTGTCAGCACTTGGCATCAATAGCCCATTTCCTGCAGTTTCCGCACCATTTACAAGAG TATATAGAGTATGGCCAGCAGTCCAGAGACCCTCCTGTGAAGATGCAAGGCTCCATTACTACACCTGGCAGCCTGGCCTTAGCCCAGGCTCAAGCTCAGTCTCAGACCCCCAAAGCCCCACAACCTGGCCAGGCTATCACCTTAGTGACCACAGCCACAACAACCACCACCGCTGCCAAAACCACAACCATCACTAGACCTACAGCTGTTGGACCGAAGAAAGATGTGCCA CCTTCAATCAACACCACAAACATTGACACCTTGTTAGTGGCTACAGACCAGACTGAAAGGATCGTTGAGCCCCCAGAGAATGTTCAGGAGAAGATTGCGTTCATCTTCAACAACTTGTCCCAATCAAACATGACACAAAAG GTGGAGGAGCTGAAAGAGACTGTGAAAGAAGAATTCATGCCCTGGGTCTCTCAGTACCTGGTTATGAAGCGTGTCAGCATTGAGCCTAACTTCCACAGCCTGTATTCCAATTTCTTGGACACGCTGAAAAACCCAGAGTTTGTCAAGATGGTTCTCAATGAGACCTACAGAAACATCAAG GTCCTTCTTACCTCTGATAAGGCAGCTGCTAACTTCTCAGACCGATCCCTGCTGAAGAATTTGGGTCACTGGCTTGGAATGATCACCCTAGCTAAAAACAAACCCATCCTGTACACA GACCTGGAGCTGAAATCTCTCTTGCTAGAGGCTTATGTGAAAGGCCAACAGGAGTTACTGTACGTTGTCCCCTTTGTGGCCAAAGTCTTGGAATCAAGTCTGCGGAGTGTG ATCTTTAGACCGCAGAACCCTTGGACCATGGGCATCATGAATGTACTGGCTGAGCTTCACCAGGAACATGACTTAAAG CTTAACCTCAAGTTTGAGATTGAGGTGCTCTGCAAGAATCTGTCTTTGGACATCAGTGACCTGAAACCAGGAAACCTTCTGAGAGACAAAGACAAGCTGAAGAACTTGGAGGAGCAGCTATCTGCACCAAAGAAGGAGACCAAGCCTCCTGAAGAGATGCTTCCTATAATTACAACAG ATTCTGTTCCTTTTACAGTTGCTCCCTCAACTCCGGCCACCACCACGACCTGTACGGCCACTGGGCCGCCCACACCACAGTTCAGCTATCATGACATAAATGTGTATGCCCTGGCTGGCCTTGCCCCACACATCAACATCAATATTAAC ATCCCACTACTGCAGGCCCACCCTCAGCTGAAACAGTGTGTAAGACCAGCAATTGAGCGTGCTGTACAGGAACTGGTGCACCCAGTGGTGGATCGATCCATCAAGATCGCTATGACCACCTGTGAGCAAATAGTCAGGAAGGACTTTGCACTTGACTCTGAGGAGTCTCACATGCGTGTGGCAGCCCACCACATGATGCGTAACCTGACTGCTGGCATGGCCATGATCACCTGCAGAGAGCCGCTGCTCATGAGCATCGCCACCAACCTGAAGAACAGCTTTGCTGCAGCTCTTAGG GCTCCCACACCCCAGCAGAGAGAGATGATGGAAGAGGCGGCTGCTCGCATCGCACAAGACAACTGTGAGCTTGCTTGTTGCTTCATCCAGAAGACAGCAGTGGAGAAAGCTGGACCTGAGATGGACAAGAGACTAGCAACT GAATTCGAGCTGAGGAAGCATGCTCGCCAAGAAGGCCGTCGCTACTGTGATCCCATGGTGCTCACCTATCAGGCTGAGCGCATGCCAGAGCAGATCAGACTCAAG GTCGGTGGAGTAGATCCTAAACAGCTGGCTGTTTATGAGGAGTTCGCCCGAAATGTTCCAGGCTTCCTACCCAGTAACGACCTGTCTCAGCCAACTGGTTTCCTTGCCCAACCAATGAAG CAACAGGCATGGCCCACTGACGATGTGGCTCACATCTACGATAAGTGCATTTCAGACCTGGAGCAGCACCTGCATGCAATTCCACCTGCGCTGGCTATGAACCCACAGACCCAAGCCATACGCAGCCTTTTGGAGGCAGTTGTCTTGGCTAGGAACTCCCGTGATGGCATCGCTGCCCTGGGCCTTTTGCAGAAG GCTGTGGAGGGTCTGCTTGATGCCACCAGTGGTGCTGATACTGATCTGCTGCTGAGCTACAGGGAGTGCCATCTGCTGGTGCTGAAAGCCCTACAGGATGGTCGTGCCTACGGCCCACAGTGGTGCAACAAACAAATCACCAG ATGCCTGATTGAGTGCAGAGATGAATACAAGTACAACGTTGAGGCCGTGGAGCTCCTCATCAGAAACCACTTGGTCAACATGCAGCAGTATGACTTACACCTGGCTCAG TCCATGGAGAACGGGATCAACTACATGGCCGTGGCATTTGCCATGCAGCTGGTGAAGATCCTGCTGGTTGACGAACGCAGTGGGAGTCACATCACTGAAGCAGATCTCTTCCACACCATTGAGACGCTGATGAGGACCAATGCTCACTCCAGAGCCAATGCTCCAGAAGG TTTGCCCCAGCTGATGGATGTTGTCCGCTCCAACTACGAGGCCATGATCGATCGTCACCATGGTGGGCCGAACTTCATGATGCACTCTGGGATTTCTCAAGCCTCTGAATACGATGACCCACCAGGCCTTAGAGAGAAGGCAGAGTATCTGCTTCGAGAATGGGTCAACTTGTACCATTCGGCAGCTGCAGGAAGAGACAGCACAAAGGCTTTCTCTGCATTTGTTGGCCAG ATGCACCAGCAGGGCATCCTGAAGACCGATGACCTGATCACTCGCTTCTTCCGACTGTGCACCGAAATGTGCGTGGAGATCAGTTACCGTGCTCAAGCTGAACAGCAGCTTCCAACCACCAGCCCCGCTATTATCAGGGCCAAGTGCTACCATAACCTGGATGCTTTTGTTCGGCTCATTGCGCTTCTTGTCAAACACTCCGGAGAGGCCACCAACACAGTCACTAAAATCAACCTGCTCAACAAGGTTGGAATGCTTACAATG GTTCTCGGCATTGTGGTGGGTGTACTGATCCAGGATCACGATGTGAGGCAGACAGAGTTCCAGCAGCTTCCGTACCACAGAATCTTCATCATGCTCCTGCTGGAGCTTAACGCACCAGAGCATGTGCTGGAGACCATCAACTTTCAGACACTCACTGCTTTCTG CAATACCTTCCACATCCTGAGGCCAACTAAAGCACCTGGTTTTGTCTATGCTTGGCTGGAGCTCATCTCGCACCGTATCTTCATTGCCAGGATGCTTGCACATACCCCACAACAGAAG GGTTGGCCAATGTATGCCCAGCTGCTGATAGACTTGTTTAAATATCTTGCACCCTTCCTAAGGAATGTTGAACTCAACAAACCTATGCAAATTCTCTACAAG GGAACACTTCGTGTGCTGCTTGTCCTGCTTCATGACTTTCCCGAATTCCTGTGCGACTACCATTATGGCTTCTGCGACGTCATCCCGCCTAACTGCATCCAGCTGAGGAACCTGATCCTGAGTGCCTTCCCCCGCAACATGAGGCTTCCAGACCCCTTCACCCCTAATCTGAAG GTGGATATGCTGAGTGAGATCAACATTGCTCCCCGCATCCTCACAAACTTCACCGGTGTGATGCCGTCCCAGTTTAAGAAGGATCTTGACTCTTACCTCAAGACCCGTTCTCCAGTCACTTTTCTTTCTGAGCTG